The Candidatus Eisenbacteria bacterium sequence GACCACCATGTCCAGACGAGTGGGGGATGCAAGCGCCCCCAGTACGGTCGGGCTGGGCGTGATTGCCTTTGCCGCCATGGGCAGAGTCTTCCACTTATTGAACTCCGAGGCAAGGATTCAATAACTCGGAAGCCCGCGGCGGCCCCGCGGATCGGGACCGGTCTCCGGCCGCGGCGTTCCAACCGCGCCATGGCCGGCGGATCTTCGGAACGTTTCGGGCCCGCGGCCGGTCGAGGGTCGGGGCGGCAGGCGGCCGCGGTCGCCCGCCGGTCCCCGGAGGGTGGATTCGCGAGTCAGCGCGTGGCGATCTTCGCGCCCAGCGTGACGCGGTCAATCACGCGCGCCTCGATGCGGCCCCAATCGCGCAGCAGCGGGATGTAACGGTGTTCCGCCCATCGCGGACGCTGGTCGATCCGGAAGGCGTCGCTGTTCCAGGGCGGAACCACGGCGAGCGAGGACTCGGCGATCGCGAGATCCACGACGTGGCGGAAGCCGGGCCCGTGCGTCACCCGGAAGTCCCAGGGCGCGCGCGTCCCGCCCACCGCGATGGTGCCGCCGTCGCCGTCCTCCTCGATCGGCTCGGGCGACCACTCGCGACCGGCGCGTGTCCCCAGCGCGTGCGCGAAGTACGCCCGGTGCGCGCGGCCCCACGTCCAGGTGAACAGATCGGGCCCGAGCCTCGCCTGCAGCGTGTCCAGCGCGCTCGTGAGCGCGGCGATGGCCACGGACGACGGGCGGCGGGCAGTCCCGCCGCCGCCGGCCAGCACCTCCGGGGCTTCGCCACGCAGCGCCGCCAGCGTCAGCCCGGGCAGGCCCTCGGTGCCGGTGCTGCGGGCGAACACGTTCCACCACGAACGATTGAGCGTCGGGGCCACCCGGTCGCGCTGGGAAAGCAGGTTCCAGGCCCGCATCAGCGCCACGGCCTCGCGCGCCCGGCTGCCGAGCGAATCGGCGAGCGAATCGGCGGCGGCGAGCAGCACCGGGTTCGAACGGGCGCCGGCGCGGGAGAAGACGTCGTTCTGGATCGCCGCGGCGCCTTCGAGCGTGAGCGCCTTCGACTCGCCGATCAGCTCCGACATGCGCGCGGCGCGGTCCTGGATCCAGTCGAATCGGTCCCAGCCGGGAAGGTCGCGCGGCCGGTTGTTGCCGTTGACGACCCAGCCGTCTCGCGGCACGCGCCAGGCGGGCATCGAGTCGGCCGGCAGGAACCCGGCCCATTCGTGGCGTCCGTCGGAGGGCAGCGGGCCGTAGGCGAACGGAAACGGGCGCAGCGGCATGAGCCCGGCCGCCTGATAGACGACGTGGCCCTCGTCGTCCGCGGCGACGCAGTTGAACGCGGGCGTCACGAGGCTGCGAAAGCGCCGCGCGATTTCGTGGGCCGATCGCGAACGCTCGAGGCCGACCATGTCGCGAACGGTGATGCGCGCGTCCTCCATCGCGCTCCAGCGCGCAGAGAGCGCGATGCCGCTCCCACGGTCCCAGCCCACGACCGGACCGTGCGGCGTCCAGCGCCGCTCGCGCACGAAGGCGGGAACGGGCAGGGGGATGCCGAAGCGGTGGATTCGAAGGTCGTAGGGCGCGGTCCGGACCGGCGCCCAACCACCCTGCCAGCGGACGCGGCGGCCGTCGGCCGACAGCGTGTCGGCGTACAGGTCGATGACGTCCGCGCCGAGCGAGGTGACGCCCCAGGCGCACGTCTCGTTCCGGCCCGAGACGATGCACGGAAGTCCCACGGCGGCCGCGCCGCTCGCGTCGAGGACTCCGGGGACGTACAGGTGCACGACATGGAACGGCCCCGGCGTGGTCAGCCGCAGGTGCGGGTCGTTCGCGAGGATCGGCATGCCGCCCGCGGTGCGTCGCGGCCCGACGGCGAAGGCGTTGCTGGCGCGGTCGGAGCCATCCGCGGAACGGGCGGGAAACGCGCGCGCGGCGCCGGCGGCCGCCGCCAGCAGCGACGCGGGCAGCGGCGCGGTGCGGACGGCGGCGGCCTTCGCCGGCGCCGGTGAAGCGCGGCGAAGCGAAGGCACGGCGTCGCCGGCCGAGTCCGGAATCGTGTCGAAGATCCACTGGCTTTCGAATCGCCGCCGGTGCTCGATCCAGCCCGGACCGTGCTCGCGGATGAGCGCGGCCTCGCCCAGCTCGGGCAGCGCCAGATCGAGCGTCACGCCGTAGCCGAGCAGCAGCGCGTAGGTGTCCTCGGGCCTCCAGGGTTCGGGCCGGAGTCCGAGCGCCGCGAACTCCCCGCGCGGCGTGGCCGCCTCGCCGCGGCTGCCGAGCCAGGCGTTGATGCCGTCGGTGTAGCGCTGGACGAGCTCGCGAAGCGCGGGGTCCTGGCGGTCGCGCTGCCAGATCGCCGCGGCACGCTCGCGCAGCCGGAAGAGCTGCGCGCCCGCGTCGGCCGCGAGGGCCTCGTCGCCGAGAAAGCGGTGCGAGAGCCCCTGCGCCTGCGCGCGCGTCAGGACGAGCTGCCAGCTGCGGTCGCGCGCGGTGACCCAGCCCCACGCGAAGTAGAGGTCGGGCAGATTCGCCGCGCGGACGTGCGGCACGCCGTAGACGTCCGTCTCGATCGTGACGGTGGCGGCCGGCGGCGGCGCGGACGGCCAGCGGGCGCGCGGCGCGCACGTACACGCGCACAGCAGCGCGGCGGGCAGCAGGAGAGCAAGGGTGCTGGCGGCGTGCGGAACCGGCTCGGGGGAAAGTCGGGGTCGCATGGACGGCGACGATACGCAGCCCGGGTCGCGCGCGTCCATGCCCGAATGCATCCGCTGGGGCGGGAGCCGGACCGCGATCGCCCCTCGGGCGCCCACGGTCCGCCTTTCGGCCGGCCGGACCCGATTCGGCCGCGGCGGGCGGGCGGCCGCGCCGCGACGCCCGTGCTAGCGTGGCGCGCCATGAACGCCGCGAAGCACGCCGCCACGCACGCGGTCGCCCTCGATCTGGGCGGCACGGACCTCAAGTTCGCTCGCATCTCCCGCGACGGCTCGGTGCTGGAGGCGGGGCGGACACCCTCTCGGGCCATGGCGGGCGCCGACGCGCTGCTCGGCGTGCTGTCCGCCGCCGCGCGGCGCTTCGCCGCCGGGGCGTGCGGGGTCGGGCTCGGCTGCCCGGGCGTCCTCGATCCGCTGACGGGCGCGCTCGTGGACGAGACACCGCACCTTTCGCTGCCGCGCGACTTCCCGCTCGCGGAGCGTCTCGCGCGCGAGTCGGGCCTCGCGGTCCATGCCGACAACGACGCCAACCTCGCGGCGCTGGGCGAATCGCTCGCCGGCGCGGCGAAGGGCGCGCGCGTCTCGGTCACGATCACGGTCGGCACCGGCGTCGGATGCGGCATCGTCGCCGAAGGCCGCGTGCTGCGCGGTGCGTGGGGAGGCGCGGGCGAGATCTCGCACGCGGCGCTCGGCGGCACGGGGCCGGCGTGCGCGTGCGGCGTCCCGGGCTGCCTCGAGCCGCTCTCGGGGGGCGAGGGGCTCGTGCTGCGCGCGCGCGAAGCCGGGCTCGCGGCCGCGGGCGCCCGCGACGTCTTCGATGCGGCGGCGAAGGGTGACTCGCGCGCCGCCGCGCTCGTCGAGGCCATGACCGGGGCGCTCGGCCGCCAGATCGCGCTCGTCGTGCAGGTCGTGAACCCCGACGTCGTCGTGATCGGCGGAGGCGTCGCGAACGCGGGTGAGGCGTGGCTCGAAGCGGTCCGTGCGGCGGTGCGCCGCTGCGCCCAGCCCTCGCACCTGCGCGGGCTGCGCATCGTGCCCGCACTGCTCGGCAATCGCGCGGGCGTCGTCGGCGCGGGGCTCTTCGCCTGGCGGCGTCTGGAGGGTCGCTGACGGCGCAGGGCCTTCGCGCCGTGCGGATCAGCCGCCGATCGTCACCAGCGGCTCGCTCCTCGGAGCGTCGGCCGACTCGCCGATCAGCGTGACCGGGGTCGCGCCGACGACGCGGACGCGGCGCAGCGTTCCGGGGGGGGAGCCGTCGTCACCGAAAACCACGGTGCGGAAGGTGCGGCTCTTGCCGAAGAGCTGCCCGCCGTCCCGCCGGCCCCTGCCCTCGACCAGCACTTCCTCGATCCGGCCGATCCGGCCGTCGTGGATCTCGCCCGAGATGCCGTGCTGCAGCTCGATCAGCTCGGCGAGCCGCCTGCCCTTTTCCGCCTCGCTCACGGTCTCGGGCCAGCGGTGCGCCTTGGTGTCGGGGCGCGCCGAGTACTTGAACAGGAAGGCGCCGTCCCAGCGGACCTCGCGCATGTATTCGAGCGTCGCGCGATGGTCGGCTTCGTCCTCGCCAGGGAAGCCCGCGATCAGGTCGGTGGTGAGCGCGATCTCCGGCACCGCCGCCCGCAGCTTCGCGACCACCCCGCGGTAGCGCTCGAGCGTGTAGGTGCGGTTCATCGCGGCCAGCACGCGGTCCGACGCCGACTGCAGCGGCAGGTGGACGTGCGGCATGACCCTTTCGCACTCCGCCATCGCCGCGATCAGGCGGTCGCTCACGTCCGCCGGGTGCGGCGAGGTGTAACGGATGCGCAGCACGCCCTCGATGTCGTTCGCGGCGCGCAGCAGGTCCGCGAAGTCGTGGCCGTCGTGCTTCCACGAGTTGACCGTCTGGCCGAGGAACACGATCTCGCGGCAGCCGGCGGCGGCGGCCCGCTCCACCTGCCGCACGAGGTCCGCCAGCGGCAGGCTGCGCTCGCGGCCGCGCGTGTACGGCACGACGCAGTACGAGCAGAACTTGTCGCAACCGCGCTGCACGGTCACCCAGGCCCGCACCGAGTCGCCGCGTCTCGGCTCGAGGTCACCGTAGGTTTCGTCGCGGTCGAGCCGGACTTCGGCGACCGGGCCGTGGGCGGCGCGCCGCAGCAGCTCCGGCAGGTCGCGGTAGCCGTCGGGTCCGACGACCAGGTCGAGGACGCGCTTCTTCTCGAGCAGCCGCGCGCGCAGGTGCTGGGCCATGCAGCCTGCGACGCCCACCACCAGCTCCGGATTGCGCTGCTTGAGGTGCGCGAACTCGCCGAGCCGGCCCAGCACGCGCTGTTCGGCGTGCTCGCGGATGGCGCAGGTGTTGAGGATGACCGCGTCGGCCTCCTCGGGCCGCTCGACGAGCGACATGCCGGCGCGTTCGAGCACGCCGATCATGAGCTCGCTGTCCGCCACGTTCATCTGGCAGCCGTAGGTTTCGAGAAAGACGCGTTTCATGCGGGCGAGAACGCTACCACGCTCCTCGGCGCGGCGGCCAGCGGACCGGGGCGGGGCGGGCTTGACCCGGCCCCGCGCGCTCGCCGAGACTTCGTCACCCGCACGCGTGAACCGAGGAGAAACCCATGCCGTCCAGGCCGTCGCGCAAGCTCGAGACCTTCCCGAATCCGCAGCCGAAGCGCGACTACTGGATCCGTCACGAGTGCCCCGAGTACACGGCCGTCTGCCCGGTCACGGGGCAGCCCGATTTCGGCACCATCATCGTGCTCTACGTGCCCGACCGCACCTGCGTCGAGCTCAAGTCGCTCAAGCTGTACCTGTGGTCCTTCCGCGACGAGGGGCATTTTTTCGAGGACGTGACCAACCGGATTCTCGACGACCTGGTGCGCGCGACGAAGCCGCGCCGCATGACGGTGGTCGGGCGCTTCAACGTCCGGGGAGGAATCTCCACGCAGGTGGTGGCGCGCTACGAGGCCCGCCGCCGCTGAAGGCTCGCCGCGGCCGGTCCACCGCTTTCCGCAAGGACGGCGCATGAAACACCTCTCGACTCTCGCAACGGCCGCCGCGTTGCTGATCGCGTGCTCCGGCCCCGCGGCCGGCGCCCGCTCGGTGGAGCCGCCGGCGGAGCGGCTGCCGGTGGTCGAGCCCCTGCCCGCGGGCGCGCCGAACGGGCCGCGCTGGGCGAGCGACGGCGTGCTCGTGCGCTTCCGGGCGGGCCTGCGCCCCGCGGCGCGCGCCGCGGCGCTCGCCGTCGCGAACGCGAGCGTGGCCGAGGAGTACCCGCGCTCCGGCGTCACGCGGCTGCACCTCGCGGGTACGAGCGTCGAGCAGGCGGTCGCTGCGCTGTCGGCGGATCCGCGGATCGCGTGGGCCGAACCCGACTGGGTGCTGTGGGCCGACCGCGTGCCCGACGACACGCGCTATCCCGACCAGTGGTCGCTCGCCAACCGCGGCCAGGGCGGCGGCATCCCCGGCGCCGACATTCGCGCCGAATTCGCGTGGGATTTCACGACGGGCGACTCGAGCGTGGTGGTCGGCGTGATCGACACCGGGGTGGATCTCGCCCACCCGGACCTCGCCGGGAACCTTTGGACCAATCCCGGCGAGATCCCCGGAAACGGCGT is a genomic window containing:
- a CDS encoding penicillin acylase family protein, translating into MRPRLSPEPVPHAASTLALLLPAALLCACTCAPRARWPSAPPPAATVTIETDVYGVPHVRAANLPDLYFAWGWVTARDRSWQLVLTRAQAQGLSHRFLGDEALAADAGAQLFRLRERAAAIWQRDRQDPALRELVQRYTDGINAWLGSRGEAATPRGEFAALGLRPEPWRPEDTYALLLGYGVTLDLALPELGEAALIREHGPGWIEHRRRFESQWIFDTIPDSAGDAVPSLRRASPAPAKAAAVRTAPLPASLLAAAAGAARAFPARSADGSDRASNAFAVGPRRTAGGMPILANDPHLRLTTPGPFHVVHLYVPGVLDASGAAAVGLPCIVSGRNETCAWGVTSLGADVIDLYADTLSADGRRVRWQGGWAPVRTAPYDLRIHRFGIPLPVPAFVRERRWTPHGPVVGWDRGSGIALSARWSAMEDARITVRDMVGLERSRSAHEIARRFRSLVTPAFNCVAADDEGHVVYQAAGLMPLRPFPFAYGPLPSDGRHEWAGFLPADSMPAWRVPRDGWVVNGNNRPRDLPGWDRFDWIQDRAARMSELIGESKALTLEGAAAIQNDVFSRAGARSNPVLLAAADSLADSLGSRAREAVALMRAWNLLSQRDRVAPTLNRSWWNVFARSTGTEGLPGLTLAALRGEAPEVLAGGGGTARRPSSVAIAALTSALDTLQARLGPDLFTWTWGRAHRAYFAHALGTRAGREWSPEPIEEDGDGGTIAVGGTRAPWDFRVTHGPGFRHVVDLAIAESSLAVVPPWNSDAFRIDQRPRWAEHRYIPLLRDWGRIEARVIDRVTLGAKIATR
- the miaB gene encoding tRNA (N6-isopentenyl adenosine(37)-C2)-methylthiotransferase MiaB; translated protein: MKRVFLETYGCQMNVADSELMIGVLERAGMSLVERPEEADAVILNTCAIREHAEQRVLGRLGEFAHLKQRNPELVVGVAGCMAQHLRARLLEKKRVLDLVVGPDGYRDLPELLRRAAHGPVAEVRLDRDETYGDLEPRRGDSVRAWVTVQRGCDKFCSYCVVPYTRGRERSLPLADLVRQVERAAAAGCREIVFLGQTVNSWKHDGHDFADLLRAANDIEGVLRIRYTSPHPADVSDRLIAAMAECERVMPHVHLPLQSASDRVLAAMNRTYTLERYRGVVAKLRAAVPEIALTTDLIAGFPGEDEADHRATLEYMREVRWDGAFLFKYSARPDTKAHRWPETVSEAEKGRRLAELIELQHGISGEIHDGRIGRIEEVLVEGRGRRDGGQLFGKSRTFRTVVFGDDGSPPGTLRRVRVVGATPVTLIGESADAPRSEPLVTIGG
- a CDS encoding ROK family protein; its protein translation is MNAAKHAATHAVALDLGGTDLKFARISRDGSVLEAGRTPSRAMAGADALLGVLSAAARRFAAGACGVGLGCPGVLDPLTGALVDETPHLSLPRDFPLAERLARESGLAVHADNDANLAALGESLAGAAKGARVSVTITVGTGVGCGIVAEGRVLRGAWGGAGEISHAALGGTGPACACGVPGCLEPLSGGEGLVLRAREAGLAAAGARDVFDAAAKGDSRAAALVEAMTGALGRQIALVVQVVNPDVVVIGGGVANAGEAWLEAVRAAVRRCAQPSHLRGLRIVPALLGNRAGVVGAGLFAWRRLEGR
- the queF gene encoding NADPH-dependent 7-cyano-7-deazaguanine reductase QueF, with the protein product MPSRPSRKLETFPNPQPKRDYWIRHECPEYTAVCPVTGQPDFGTIIVLYVPDRTCVELKSLKLYLWSFRDEGHFFEDVTNRILDDLVRATKPRRMTVVGRFNVRGGISTQVVARYEARRR